The Puntigrus tetrazona isolate hp1 chromosome 19, ASM1883169v1, whole genome shotgun sequence genome has a segment encoding these proteins:
- the si:ch211-81a5.8 gene encoding uncharacterized protein si:ch211-81a5.8, which yields MDAVVKKSLGAPFRQLTSCVMGDKDGFSRKGKTVRRKSAPCCYSQAAHDSSWLRTYQAELHRERKLRQVKFAQKNAERTATRAHYRSPHRFTKAPVQRANIKSKTPNKSDSSLFGAFQGLSLSMNGAQASITTPPSADPCKVM from the exons ATGGATGCCGTGGTGAAGAAATCCCTGGGTGCCCCCTTCCGACAGCTCACCAGCTGCGTGATGGGGGATAAGGACGGATTTAGCCGGAAAGGCAAAACCGTCCGCCGGAAGAGCGCCCCCTGCTGCTACAGCCAGGCAGCACACGACTCGTCTTGGTTAAGGACTTACCAAGCAGAGCTGCACAGGGAGAG GAAACTGAGGCAGGTGAAATTTGCGCAAAAGAACGCAGAAAGAACCGCAACGAGGGCGCATTACAGGAGCCCGCACCGCTTCACGAAG GCACCCGTGCAGAGGGCgaacataaaaagcaaaaccCCAAACAAAAGCGACAGCTCTCTTTTCGGTGCCTTCCAAGGACTCAGTCTCAGTATGAACGGCGCGCAGGCCTCCATAACGACGCCGCCAAGCGCGGATCCGTGCAAAGTCATGTGA
- the clk2a gene encoding dual specificity protein kinase CLK2 isoform X2 codes for MPHSRRYPSSERASRSSYQDRYRERDRDRGRKPRHRRSPTFSSSSERERRGRGHRQDVGYARSRSYDNRSSDRRPYDRHYGEAYRRLEHSRDRDRDRDREHGTPSNYYSRDTSPSYDYRRGRERDREDSYRRKGSRRKHKRRRRRTRSYSPSSSRSDSGTRALCVRDDEEGHLICRSGDVLQERYEVVSTLGEGTFGRVMQCIDHRRGGAHVALKIIKNVEKYKEAARLEINVLERINEKDPENKNLCVQMFDWFDYHGHMCISFELLALSTFDFLKENNYLPYSISQVRHMAYQICLAVKFLHENKLTHTDLKPENILFVNSDFTITYNVEKKRDERTVKNTAVRVVDFGSATFDHEHHSTIVSTRHYRAPEVILELGWSQPCDVWSTGCILFEYYLGFTLFQTHDNREHLAMMERILGPVPSRMIRKTRKQKYFYRGRLDWDENSSAGRYVRENCKPLRRYLLSEAEEHHQLFDLIEAMLEYEPTKRLTLAAALRHPFFQSTVSIADQSAGKSWEGNRDISR; via the exons ATGCCACACTCCAGACGGTACCCGTCCTCGGAGAGGGCCAGCCGCAGCAGCTACCAAGATCGATATCGTGAGCGggacagagacagaggaagaaaACCTCGGCATCGTCGCTCGCCAACATTTTCCTCTAGCAGTGAACGTGAGAGGAGAGGGAGGGGACACAGGCAGGATGTCGGCTATGCCAGATCCAGGAG CTACGACAACCGCTCTTCAGACCGCAGGCCTTACGACAGACACTACGGAGAGGCCTATCGGCGCCTGGAGCACAGCCGCGACCGGGACAGGGATCGCGACAGGGAACACGGGACGCCGAGCAACTACTACTCACGCGACACCTCGCCCAGCTACGACTACCGCCGGGGCCGAGAGCGGGACCGCGAGGACTCGTACCGGAGGAAAGGCAGCAGGCGTAAGCACAAACGAAGGCGGCGTAGAACCAGGTCCTATAGCCCATCCTCCTCG CGGAGTGACAGCGGGACGAGGGCACTGTGTGTGAGGGACGACGAGGAGGGTCACCTGATCTGTCGGAGTGGCGACGTCCTGCAAGAGAGAT ATGAGGTTGTCAGCACTTTGGGCGAGGGCACCTTCGGGAGGGTGATGCAATGTATTGATCATCGCAG GGGTGGAGCACACGTCGCTCTGAAGATTATCAAAAATGTGGAGAAGTACAAAGAGGCGGCTCGGCTGGAGATCAATGTGCTGGAACGAATCAATGAGAAAGATCCTGAGAATAAGAA TCTGTGTGTCCAGATGTTTGACTGGTTCGACTATCATGGCCATATGTGTATCAGTTTTGAGCTGTTAGCCCTCAGCACTTTTGATTTCCTCAAAGAAAACAATTACCTGCCCTACTCCATCAGTCAAGTGCGTCATATGGCCTACCAGATCTGCCTAGCTGTCAAAT TTTTGCATGAAAACAAATTGACCCACACGGACCTGAAACCAGAAAACATTCTGTTTGTCAACTCTGACTTTACCATCACATACAATGTGGAGAAG AAGCGAGATGAGCGAACTGTGAAGAACACGGCTGTGAGGGTGGTGGATTTTGGCAGCGCTACATTTGACCACGAGCATCACAGCACCATTGTTTCTACCAGGCACTATAGAGCACCTGAAGTTATTCTAG AATTGGGCTGGAGTCAGCCATGTGACGTATGGAGTACAGGCTGCATACTCTTTGAGTACTACCTCGGCTTCACTCTCTTCCAG ACTCATGATAATCGGGAGCATTTAGCCATGATGGAGAGAATTTTAGGCCCCGTTCCTTCCCGTATGATTCGTAAAACTAG GAAACAGAAATACTTTTATCGTGGACGTCTGGACTGGGACGAGAACTCTTCAGCAGGAAGATACGTCAGAGAAAACTGCAAACCTTTACGG AGATATCTTCTGTCTGAAGCTGAAGAGCATCACCAGCTGTTCGATCTGATCGAAGCCATGCTGGAGTACGAGCCGACGAAACGCCTCACTCTGGCTGCGGCCCTGAGACATCCTTTCTTTCAGAGCACCGTCAGCATCGCTGACCAGAGCGCCGGCAAGAGCTGGGAGGGCAACCGCGACATCAGTCGGTGA
- the clk2a gene encoding dual specificity protein kinase CLK2 isoform X1 → MPHSRRYPSSERASRSSYQDRYRERDRDRGRKPRHRRSPTFSSSSERERRGRGHRQDVGYARSRSYDNRSSDRRPYDRHYGEAYRRLEHSRDRDRDRDREHGTPSNYYSRDTSPSYDYRRGRERDREDSYRRKGSRRKHKRRRRRTRSYSPSSSQRSDSGTRALCVRDDEEGHLICRSGDVLQERYEVVSTLGEGTFGRVMQCIDHRRGGAHVALKIIKNVEKYKEAARLEINVLERINEKDPENKNLCVQMFDWFDYHGHMCISFELLALSTFDFLKENNYLPYSISQVRHMAYQICLAVKFLHENKLTHTDLKPENILFVNSDFTITYNVEKKRDERTVKNTAVRVVDFGSATFDHEHHSTIVSTRHYRAPEVILELGWSQPCDVWSTGCILFEYYLGFTLFQTHDNREHLAMMERILGPVPSRMIRKTRKQKYFYRGRLDWDENSSAGRYVRENCKPLRRYLLSEAEEHHQLFDLIEAMLEYEPTKRLTLAAALRHPFFQSTVSIADQSAGKSWEGNRDISR, encoded by the exons ATGCCACACTCCAGACGGTACCCGTCCTCGGAGAGGGCCAGCCGCAGCAGCTACCAAGATCGATATCGTGAGCGggacagagacagaggaagaaaACCTCGGCATCGTCGCTCGCCAACATTTTCCTCTAGCAGTGAACGTGAGAGGAGAGGGAGGGGACACAGGCAGGATGTCGGCTATGCCAGATCCAGGAG CTACGACAACCGCTCTTCAGACCGCAGGCCTTACGACAGACACTACGGAGAGGCCTATCGGCGCCTGGAGCACAGCCGCGACCGGGACAGGGATCGCGACAGGGAACACGGGACGCCGAGCAACTACTACTCACGCGACACCTCGCCCAGCTACGACTACCGCCGGGGCCGAGAGCGGGACCGCGAGGACTCGTACCGGAGGAAAGGCAGCAGGCGTAAGCACAAACGAAGGCGGCGTAGAACCAGGTCCTATAGCCCATCCTCCTCG CAGCGGAGTGACAGCGGGACGAGGGCACTGTGTGTGAGGGACGACGAGGAGGGTCACCTGATCTGTCGGAGTGGCGACGTCCTGCAAGAGAGAT ATGAGGTTGTCAGCACTTTGGGCGAGGGCACCTTCGGGAGGGTGATGCAATGTATTGATCATCGCAG GGGTGGAGCACACGTCGCTCTGAAGATTATCAAAAATGTGGAGAAGTACAAAGAGGCGGCTCGGCTGGAGATCAATGTGCTGGAACGAATCAATGAGAAAGATCCTGAGAATAAGAA TCTGTGTGTCCAGATGTTTGACTGGTTCGACTATCATGGCCATATGTGTATCAGTTTTGAGCTGTTAGCCCTCAGCACTTTTGATTTCCTCAAAGAAAACAATTACCTGCCCTACTCCATCAGTCAAGTGCGTCATATGGCCTACCAGATCTGCCTAGCTGTCAAAT TTTTGCATGAAAACAAATTGACCCACACGGACCTGAAACCAGAAAACATTCTGTTTGTCAACTCTGACTTTACCATCACATACAATGTGGAGAAG AAGCGAGATGAGCGAACTGTGAAGAACACGGCTGTGAGGGTGGTGGATTTTGGCAGCGCTACATTTGACCACGAGCATCACAGCACCATTGTTTCTACCAGGCACTATAGAGCACCTGAAGTTATTCTAG AATTGGGCTGGAGTCAGCCATGTGACGTATGGAGTACAGGCTGCATACTCTTTGAGTACTACCTCGGCTTCACTCTCTTCCAG ACTCATGATAATCGGGAGCATTTAGCCATGATGGAGAGAATTTTAGGCCCCGTTCCTTCCCGTATGATTCGTAAAACTAG GAAACAGAAATACTTTTATCGTGGACGTCTGGACTGGGACGAGAACTCTTCAGCAGGAAGATACGTCAGAGAAAACTGCAAACCTTTACGG AGATATCTTCTGTCTGAAGCTGAAGAGCATCACCAGCTGTTCGATCTGATCGAAGCCATGCTGGAGTACGAGCCGACGAAACGCCTCACTCTGGCTGCGGCCCTGAGACATCCTTTCTTTCAGAGCACCGTCAGCATCGCTGACCAGAGCGCCGGCAAGAGCTGGGAGGGCAACCGCGACATCAGTCGGTGA
- the clk2a gene encoding dual specificity protein kinase CLK2 isoform X3, giving the protein MQCIDHRRGGAHVALKIIKNVEKYKEAARLEINVLERINEKDPENKNLCVQMFDWFDYHGHMCISFELLALSTFDFLKENNYLPYSISQVRHMAYQICLAVKFLHENKLTHTDLKPENILFVNSDFTITYNVEKKRDERTVKNTAVRVVDFGSATFDHEHHSTIVSTRHYRAPEVILELGWSQPCDVWSTGCILFEYYLGFTLFQTHDNREHLAMMERILGPVPSRMIRKTRKQKYFYRGRLDWDENSSAGRYVRENCKPLRRYLLSEAEEHHQLFDLIEAMLEYEPTKRLTLAAALRHPFFQSTVSIADQSAGKSWEGNRDISR; this is encoded by the exons ATGCAATGTATTGATCATCGCAG GGGTGGAGCACACGTCGCTCTGAAGATTATCAAAAATGTGGAGAAGTACAAAGAGGCGGCTCGGCTGGAGATCAATGTGCTGGAACGAATCAATGAGAAAGATCCTGAGAATAAGAA TCTGTGTGTCCAGATGTTTGACTGGTTCGACTATCATGGCCATATGTGTATCAGTTTTGAGCTGTTAGCCCTCAGCACTTTTGATTTCCTCAAAGAAAACAATTACCTGCCCTACTCCATCAGTCAAGTGCGTCATATGGCCTACCAGATCTGCCTAGCTGTCAAAT TTTTGCATGAAAACAAATTGACCCACACGGACCTGAAACCAGAAAACATTCTGTTTGTCAACTCTGACTTTACCATCACATACAATGTGGAGAAG AAGCGAGATGAGCGAACTGTGAAGAACACGGCTGTGAGGGTGGTGGATTTTGGCAGCGCTACATTTGACCACGAGCATCACAGCACCATTGTTTCTACCAGGCACTATAGAGCACCTGAAGTTATTCTAG AATTGGGCTGGAGTCAGCCATGTGACGTATGGAGTACAGGCTGCATACTCTTTGAGTACTACCTCGGCTTCACTCTCTTCCAG ACTCATGATAATCGGGAGCATTTAGCCATGATGGAGAGAATTTTAGGCCCCGTTCCTTCCCGTATGATTCGTAAAACTAG GAAACAGAAATACTTTTATCGTGGACGTCTGGACTGGGACGAGAACTCTTCAGCAGGAAGATACGTCAGAGAAAACTGCAAACCTTTACGG AGATATCTTCTGTCTGAAGCTGAAGAGCATCACCAGCTGTTCGATCTGATCGAAGCCATGCTGGAGTACGAGCCGACGAAACGCCTCACTCTGGCTGCGGCCCTGAGACATCCTTTCTTTCAGAGCACCGTCAGCATCGCTGACCAGAGCGCCGGCAAGAGCTGGGAGGGCAACCGCGACATCAGTCGGTGA